A single region of the Plantactinospora soyae genome encodes:
- a CDS encoding flavin-dependent oxidoreductase: MRPSRPHVVIVGAGIGGLTLALELHDAGIDCQVYEAVPAVTPIGVGINVLPHATAVLARLGLTTPLAEAGVTTRESVFYNRFGQLVYREPAGRYAGYDSPQFSLHRGDLQRVLLDAVRDRLGPAAVRLGHRCTRVTQDDDGVRVSFRGVPGDEALPDVRGDALVGCDGIHSVIRRQLHPGEGEPVYSGVNMWRGVTRWPSFLSGASMVRAGWLASGKMVIYPIRDAVDEAGNQLVNWVAELETPHHQRRDWNRVGNLDDFADAFADWHFDWLDVPALLHASEEVLEYPMVDQEPLDHWTLGRITLLGDAAHPMVPRGSNGAGQAILDAHALREELHRTDDVGAALKAYESRRLPATARVVRTNRSHPPDAILREVFTRTGDRPFARIENVISVAELAAISNRYREVTGHPTATR, from the coding sequence ATGCGGCCGTCCCGTCCCCACGTGGTCATCGTCGGCGCGGGAATCGGCGGCCTCACCCTGGCACTCGAACTGCACGACGCCGGCATCGACTGCCAGGTGTACGAGGCCGTCCCGGCGGTCACGCCGATCGGCGTGGGCATCAACGTCCTGCCGCACGCGACGGCGGTTCTCGCCCGGCTGGGGCTGACGACGCCGCTCGCCGAGGCCGGCGTCACCACCCGGGAGTCGGTCTTCTACAACCGCTTCGGGCAGCTCGTCTACCGTGAGCCCGCCGGCCGGTACGCCGGTTACGACTCGCCGCAGTTCTCCCTCCACCGCGGCGACCTGCAACGGGTACTCCTCGACGCGGTACGGGACCGCCTCGGGCCGGCCGCGGTACGGCTCGGCCACCGGTGCACCCGGGTGACCCAGGACGACGACGGCGTACGGGTGAGCTTCCGGGGCGTACCCGGCGACGAGGCACTTCCCGACGTACGGGGCGATGCGCTCGTCGGCTGCGACGGCATCCACTCGGTGATCCGTCGACAGCTCCATCCGGGCGAGGGAGAGCCGGTCTACAGCGGGGTCAACATGTGGCGCGGAGTCACCCGGTGGCCGTCCTTCCTCAGCGGGGCGAGCATGGTCCGCGCCGGCTGGCTGGCCAGCGGAAAGATGGTGATCTACCCGATCCGGGACGCGGTCGACGAGGCGGGGAACCAGCTCGTGAACTGGGTCGCGGAACTGGAGACGCCACACCACCAGCGACGCGACTGGAACCGGGTCGGCAACCTCGACGACTTCGCCGACGCGTTCGCGGACTGGCACTTCGACTGGCTCGACGTGCCGGCCCTGCTGCACGCGTCGGAGGAGGTACTCGAGTATCCGATGGTGGACCAGGAGCCGTTGGACCACTGGACCCTCGGCCGGATCACCCTGCTCGGCGACGCCGCCCATCCGATGGTGCCGCGTGGATCGAACGGAGCCGGCCAGGCGATCCTGGACGCCCACGCGCTGCGGGAGGAGCTGCACCGCACCGACGACGTGGGCGCGGCGCTGAAGGCGTACGAGTCGCGCCGTCTGCCGGCCACCGCCCGGGTCGTACGCACCAACCGCAGCCATCCGCCGGATGCGATCCTGCGCGAGGTGTTCACCCGTACCGGCGACCGGCCGTTCGCGCGGATCGAGAACGTCATCAGCGTCGCGGAACTGGCCGCGATCTCGAACCGCTACCGGGAGGTGACCGGCCACCCCACCGCGACTCGATGA
- a CDS encoding alpha/beta hydrolase: protein MSIERWLVNLVRIRSVLWRSGLLLGVLLLVAGALGIWSAGRDLRSASVHVADVPVEIVRPVGGGTGRPAVVVAHGYAGSGRLMRPFADTLVRRGYVVALPDLAGHAANTRPMTGPDEIDRQLAAVVRYVRSLPEVDPARVALLGHSMGAAAVVRVGAGDPLIAATVAISLGDGTAAALQPGPRHLLLIVGALEPAGIRSVSAAALAGDTAGRRMVRVAFVEHVGVLYADRTHQEAARWLDDALRHQPERSAIAGKRRVAAAGLSLIGMLLLVIAVLVRPPAGAAPPPPAGPVPPIRLPMGRLAGAVLAAPVPALVGGWVSARMLPAPVSGYLVGYFTLAGATLASVAVLARRQAGTRRPEGDLRGPAGAGRLHSRSWTAGATVVALAVGAGAAVVVPIHLGLTSVTPHGSRWWLIGVLALATGALLGGVHAVSRPPWSLAVLAAVCLPLPVAATVGLAPGFLALITPLLAALLALYLVVAGVAWLTGMPWWRTIPAGALMVAWPVAAALPIT, encoded by the coding sequence ATGTCGATCGAGCGGTGGCTCGTGAACCTGGTACGCATCCGATCGGTGCTGTGGCGTTCGGGGCTGCTTCTCGGTGTGCTGCTGCTCGTGGCCGGTGCACTGGGGATCTGGTCCGCCGGGCGGGACCTGCGCTCGGCGTCCGTGCACGTCGCCGACGTACCGGTGGAGATCGTCCGCCCGGTCGGCGGCGGAACGGGACGACCCGCCGTCGTGGTCGCCCACGGCTACGCCGGCTCGGGGCGGCTGATGCGACCGTTTGCCGACACGCTGGTGCGGCGGGGGTACGTGGTAGCCCTGCCGGATCTCGCCGGACACGCGGCCAACACCCGGCCAATGACCGGGCCGGACGAGATCGACCGGCAACTCGCGGCCGTCGTGCGGTACGTCCGGAGCCTGCCCGAGGTCGACCCGGCGCGGGTGGCGCTGCTCGGCCACTCGATGGGAGCCGCGGCGGTGGTCCGGGTCGGGGCCGGGGACCCACTGATCGCCGCCACCGTGGCGATCTCGTTGGGCGACGGTACGGCAGCCGCGCTGCAGCCCGGCCCCCGCCACCTACTGCTGATCGTCGGCGCGCTGGAGCCGGCCGGCATTCGCTCCGTCTCGGCGGCGGCGCTCGCCGGCGACACCGCCGGACGCCGGATGGTGCGGGTGGCGTTCGTCGAACACGTCGGGGTGCTCTACGCCGACCGTACCCACCAGGAGGCGGCGCGCTGGCTCGACGATGCCCTGCGGCACCAGCCGGAGCGATCGGCGATCGCCGGCAAGCGCCGGGTGGCAGCGGCTGGGCTGAGCCTGATCGGAATGCTGCTCCTGGTGATCGCCGTACTGGTCCGGCCACCGGCAGGTGCGGCGCCCCCGCCACCGGCCGGGCCGGTACCGCCCATCCGCCTACCGATGGGGCGGCTTGCCGGTGCGGTGCTGGCCGCCCCGGTACCGGCGCTGGTCGGCGGCTGGGTGTCGGCCCGGATGCTGCCGGCGCCGGTCTCCGGCTACCTCGTCGGCTATTTCACGCTCGCCGGGGCCACCCTCGCATCGGTAGCGGTGCTGGCCCGCCGCCAGGCCGGTACCCGTCGGCCCGAGGGCGATCTGCGGGGACCGGCCGGCGCCGGACGGCTGCACAGCAGATCGTGGACGGCGGGAGCCACCGTCGTCGCGCTGGCCGTGGGGGCGGGCGCGGCGGTCGTCGTACCCATCCATCTCGGCCTGACCTCGGTGACGCCGCACGGGTCGCGTTGGTGGCTGATCGGAGTGCTCGCCCTCGCCACCGGAGCCCTGCTCGGCGGGGTGCACGCCGTCTCCCGTCCACCATGGAGTCTCGCGGTCCTGGCCGCAGTCTGCCTACCACTGCCCGTGGCTGCCACCGTCGGCCTGGCCCCCGGTTTCCTCGCGCTCATCACGCCGTTGCTCGCGGCACTGCTCGCGCTGTACCTCGTGGTGGCCGGCGTGGCGTGGCTGACCGGGATGCCCTGGTGGCGCACCATCCCGGCCGGCGCACTGATGGTCGCCTGGCCCGTCGCCGCCGCGCTGCCGATCACCTGA
- a CDS encoding medium chain dehydrogenase/reductase family protein, which produces MNVEGLVEVVLPGKVEPEGLQIRRGAVPAAGPGQVVIAMEATGISFAEQQMRRGRYYDQPGFPFVPGYDLVGTVFATGEGVEPGLAGTRVAALVKVGGWASHVLVDAADVVPVPDGIGPAEAETMVVNGITAWQMLHRKARVRTGQTILVHGANGGVGSVLVQLAQAAGVTVIGTASARHHDALRDRGVLPIDYRTENVAARVRELRPEGVDAVFDHVGGRGIVDSWGLLAPGGTLVSYGSASTRDDTGSKQWPVVKLLGRVGLWNTLPNRRHAYFFNIWAGRALAKNRFRAQLRADLTQVFAALARGDVTAQIAAQLPLARVAEAMRLAESGTVAGKIVLNP; this is translated from the coding sequence ATGAACGTCGAAGGACTGGTCGAGGTCGTACTGCCCGGCAAGGTGGAGCCGGAAGGGTTGCAGATCCGGCGCGGTGCCGTACCGGCTGCGGGCCCCGGCCAGGTCGTGATCGCGATGGAGGCGACCGGGATCTCCTTCGCCGAGCAACAGATGCGCCGTGGCCGCTACTACGACCAACCGGGGTTCCCGTTCGTACCCGGCTACGACCTGGTCGGCACGGTCTTCGCCACCGGCGAGGGGGTCGAGCCGGGCCTGGCCGGCACCCGGGTGGCCGCGCTGGTCAAGGTCGGCGGCTGGGCCAGCCACGTACTCGTCGACGCGGCCGACGTGGTGCCGGTGCCCGACGGGATCGGCCCGGCGGAGGCGGAGACCATGGTGGTCAACGGGATCACCGCCTGGCAGATGCTGCACCGCAAGGCGCGGGTCCGCACCGGGCAGACGATCCTCGTGCACGGCGCCAACGGCGGCGTCGGCTCGGTGCTGGTGCAACTCGCCCAGGCCGCCGGAGTGACCGTGATCGGTACGGCGTCCGCCCGCCACCACGACGCCCTGCGGGACCGAGGCGTTCTCCCGATCGACTATCGCACCGAGAACGTCGCCGCCCGGGTCCGCGAACTCCGCCCCGAGGGCGTGGACGCCGTCTTCGACCACGTCGGCGGTCGCGGCATCGTCGACTCCTGGGGACTCCTCGCGCCCGGCGGCACGCTCGTGTCGTACGGCAGCGCCTCCACCCGCGACGACACGGGCTCAAAGCAGTGGCCCGTAGTCAAACTGCTCGGTCGGGTCGGGCTGTGGAACACCCTGCCCAACCGCCGCCACGCCTACTTCTTCAACATCTGGGCCGGTCGGGCCCTGGCCAAGAACCGGTTCCGGGCCCAGTTGCGTGCCGACCTCACCCAGGTGTTCGCGGCACTTGCGCGTGGTGACGTCACCGCCCAGATCGCCGCCCAACTGCCGCTCGCCCGGGTCGCCGAAGCCATGCGGCTGGCCGAGTCCGGCACCGTCGCCGGGAAGATCGTCCTGAACCCGTAA
- a CDS encoding TetR/AcrR family transcriptional regulator yields MAEAGTRTPRERYRAQVRTEIKEHAWAQIATAGASALSLNAIAKQMGMTGPALYRYFASRDELITELVTDAYRSLADTFRAAAEAGADLSTLAHALRGWALDDPQRYFLVYGTPVPGYHAPDGVTRIASEIMTPLLDACAALPSDRPGTPFDTHLDDHREWAASHPAPSVALHRALVFWTRLHGILSLELAGHFTGMGFDPARLFTAELDNLSAP; encoded by the coding sequence ATGGCGGAGGCAGGCACGAGGACTCCCCGCGAGCGCTACCGCGCCCAGGTGCGTACGGAGATCAAGGAACACGCCTGGGCGCAGATCGCCACCGCAGGGGCGTCCGCGCTCTCCCTCAACGCGATCGCCAAGCAGATGGGCATGACCGGTCCCGCGCTCTACCGGTACTTCGCCAGCCGCGACGAGTTGATCACCGAACTCGTCACCGACGCGTACCGAAGTCTTGCCGACACCTTCCGCGCGGCCGCCGAGGCCGGCGCCGACCTGAGCACGCTGGCCCACGCCCTACGCGGATGGGCGCTGGACGATCCCCAGCGGTACTTCCTCGTCTACGGCACACCCGTCCCCGGCTACCACGCACCGGACGGCGTCACCCGGATCGCGTCCGAGATCATGACGCCCCTGCTCGACGCCTGCGCCGCGCTGCCCTCGGACCGCCCCGGTACGCCCTTCGACACGCACCTCGACGACCACCGGGAGTGGGCGGCCAGCCACCCCGCCCCGTCCGTGGCCCTCCACCGCGCCCTGGTCTTCTGGACCCGACTGCACGGCATCCTGTCCCTGGAACTCGCCGGCCACTTCACCGGGATGGGCTTCGACCCCGCCCGACTGTTCACCGCCGAACTGGACAACCTGTCGGCGCCCTGA
- a CDS encoding NADP-dependent oxidoreductase has product MRAITVRDRDAGVGGLTLADMPYPHAAENDVIVRVHAAGFTPGELDWPATWSDRAGRDRTPSIPGHELSGTVVELGYGTTGLTVGQRVFGLTDWTRNGSLAEYAAVEARNLAPLAADIEHTVAAALPISGLTAWQGLFDHGHLTTGQTVLIHGVAGGVGSIAAQLAREVGARVIGTGRAGDRDVALGLGVQSFLDLAADDLQQVGEVDVVFDVIGGDILDRSTRLVRPGGTLVTIAMPPAVQPKDGRAVFFVVEPDRARLTDLAARLRAGRLSPIVGAVRPLSETAAAFARHRHAPGKTIIQVADDQGAQHS; this is encoded by the coding sequence ATGAGAGCGATCACCGTGCGAGACCGCGACGCGGGTGTCGGCGGCCTCACCCTGGCCGACATGCCCTACCCGCACGCCGCGGAAAACGACGTCATCGTGCGTGTGCACGCCGCGGGCTTCACTCCGGGGGAGCTTGACTGGCCGGCAACGTGGTCTGATCGCGCCGGTCGCGACCGGACACCCAGCATCCCTGGGCACGAGCTGTCCGGGACTGTGGTCGAGCTCGGCTACGGCACCACCGGCCTCACCGTGGGCCAGCGGGTGTTCGGACTGACCGACTGGACCCGCAACGGATCCCTGGCCGAGTACGCCGCGGTGGAGGCTCGCAACCTCGCCCCCCTCGCGGCCGACATCGAGCACACCGTGGCCGCCGCGCTGCCCATCTCCGGACTGACCGCATGGCAGGGACTGTTCGACCACGGCCACCTCACGACAGGTCAGACCGTCCTCATTCACGGCGTCGCGGGCGGAGTCGGCTCGATCGCCGCCCAACTCGCCCGCGAGGTGGGTGCCCGTGTGATCGGCACCGGTCGGGCCGGCGATCGTGATGTCGCGCTCGGCCTCGGCGTACAGAGCTTCCTCGACCTGGCCGCCGACGATTTGCAGCAGGTCGGCGAGGTGGACGTGGTGTTCGACGTCATCGGGGGCGACATCCTCGATCGATCGACCAGACTGGTACGCCCAGGCGGCACCCTCGTCACCATCGCCATGCCCCCTGCCGTGCAGCCCAAGGACGGGCGAGCCGTCTTCTTCGTCGTCGAACCCGATCGTGCCCGGCTGACCGACCTCGCCGCGAGACTGCGGGCCGGACGGCTCAGTCCCATTGTCGGCGCCGTACGACCGCTTTCCGAAACGGCCGCCGCGTTCGCCCGCCACCGCCACGCGCCCGGCAAGACGATCATTCAGGTCGCGGACGACCAAGGAGCGCAGCACTCGTGA
- a CDS encoding HD domain-containing protein: MAEVIAGLVIPETAAVAEATRHVQEMTSPLIYHHSRRVFLFSLIHAQKLGVEPDPELLYLAAIFHDTGLLTPFSEAEQRFEVDGADHARKFLSDQGFSTSAAETVWTAIALHTTPGIPDRMGPEIATTQLGVLTDVLGFGLDGLDHDQLDEILAVHPRGDFKNEFLRAYVDGLKNRPETTNGTVNSDVLEHFIPGFRRVTTVERVVGSPWPS, translated from the coding sequence ATGGCAGAAGTCATCGCGGGGTTGGTGATTCCTGAGACAGCGGCGGTCGCCGAAGCCACCCGGCACGTCCAGGAAATGACCAGCCCACTCATCTATCACCACTCCCGACGAGTCTTCCTCTTCAGCCTGATCCACGCGCAGAAGCTCGGTGTGGAACCCGACCCGGAGCTGCTCTACCTGGCGGCCATCTTCCACGACACCGGACTCCTGACCCCCTTCTCCGAGGCCGAGCAGCGCTTCGAAGTCGATGGTGCCGACCACGCGCGCAAGTTCCTTTCGGACCAGGGTTTTTCGACGAGCGCCGCCGAGACCGTCTGGACGGCGATCGCGCTGCACACCACGCCGGGCATCCCCGACCGGATGGGACCGGAGATCGCGACTACGCAGCTCGGCGTCCTGACCGATGTGCTCGGATTCGGCCTGGACGGACTGGACCACGATCAACTGGACGAAATCCTTGCCGTCCACCCGCGTGGGGACTTCAAGAACGAGTTCCTGCGAGCCTACGTCGACGGGCTCAAGAACCGCCCCGAGACCACGAACGGCACCGTGAACTCCGACGTACTCGAACACTTCATCCCCGGCTTCCGACGCGTGACGACGGTCGAGCGCGTCGTTGGCTCGCCCTGGCCGAGCTGA
- a CDS encoding GlxA family transcriptional regulator — MPPAPPSRRRSVPPGSGWSPRGSGSGGTEVPSAATHRVAVLVYDGVTLLDVAGPAEVFKEANRFGADYRIVLLSPTGADVTSNLGVRIGVEGAVSAEPAFDTLLVAGSDLYPRAHVPGSLADAARIPAAVAGRVASICTGAFVLAAAGLLDNKRATTHWQVAHELASRCPACRVEPDAIYVRDGTTYTSAGVTAGIDLALALVEEDHGADLARDVARALVVYMQRAGGQSQFSAPLQGPPPRSPALRKITDLVTADPRGNYSLGELAKHLNVSTRHLTRLFHDELSTTPARYVETIRFDLARALLDQGHTATQAATLAGFPSYESMRRVFTRNLSISPAAYQRRFGTARRANAG; from the coding sequence ATGCCTCCTGCGCCGCCGAGCCGACGACGGTCGGTGCCGCCGGGGTCGGGCTGGTCACCGCGCGGATCCGGCTCCGGCGGGACCGAGGTGCCGAGCGCTGCCACCCATCGCGTCGCCGTCTTGGTCTACGACGGAGTGACGTTGCTGGACGTCGCCGGTCCAGCGGAGGTGTTCAAGGAGGCTAACCGGTTCGGTGCCGACTACCGAATCGTGCTGCTGTCGCCCACCGGTGCGGACGTCACGTCGAACCTCGGGGTCCGGATCGGGGTCGAGGGCGCCGTCTCCGCAGAGCCGGCTTTCGACACGTTACTGGTGGCCGGGTCCGACCTCTATCCGCGCGCCCATGTTCCCGGCTCTCTGGCGGACGCCGCGCGGATACCGGCAGCGGTGGCCGGCCGGGTCGCGTCGATCTGCACCGGGGCGTTCGTCCTCGCCGCCGCCGGCCTCCTCGACAACAAGCGTGCGACAACGCACTGGCAGGTCGCACACGAACTCGCCTCCCGGTGTCCGGCATGCCGCGTCGAGCCCGACGCGATCTACGTACGCGACGGCACCACGTACACGTCGGCAGGGGTGACGGCCGGCATCGATCTGGCGCTCGCTCTCGTCGAAGAGGACCACGGCGCCGACCTGGCACGCGACGTCGCCCGCGCTCTGGTGGTGTACATGCAGCGTGCGGGTGGCCAGTCCCAGTTCTCGGCACCGCTGCAAGGACCGCCGCCCCGCTCGCCGGCTCTCCGCAAAATCACCGACTTGGTGACGGCGGATCCTCGAGGAAATTACTCGCTCGGTGAACTCGCGAAACACCTCAACGTGAGCACCCGGCACCTCACCCGGCTCTTCCACGACGAGCTGTCCACGACACCGGCCCGGTATGTGGAAACCATCCGATTCGACCTGGCTAGGGCACTCCTCGACCAAGGACACACCGCGACACAGGCCGCGACCCTCGCCGGGTTTCCCAGTTACGAAAGCATGCGACGGGTCTTCACCAGGAACCTGTCGATCAGCCCCGCCGCCTACCAACGCCGGTTCGGAACGGCCCGCCGCGCCAACGCGGGCTAG
- a CDS encoding cupin domain-containing protein, with the protein MDVTPPRARRFSSAIGDDAVRFGDRILIAPALSKEVGRSMSAYTAFLYAGARADLPASYAEVWVVLSGALRVGTDSEAVTVSAGDFVHVPEQAPGVVEALEDTTMVCVSVPAH; encoded by the coding sequence ATGGATGTCACGCCCCCGCGGGCCCGCAGGTTCAGCTCGGCGATCGGCGACGACGCCGTCCGCTTCGGCGACCGAATCCTCATTGCACCTGCCCTCAGCAAAGAGGTGGGCCGCTCGATGAGCGCCTATACAGCGTTCCTCTACGCGGGGGCACGCGCCGACCTTCCCGCCTCCTATGCGGAGGTCTGGGTGGTGCTCAGCGGAGCGCTACGAGTGGGCACCGACAGCGAAGCCGTGACGGTGAGCGCAGGAGATTTCGTCCACGTTCCGGAGCAGGCGCCCGGGGTCGTCGAGGCCCTCGAGGACACCACAATGGTCTGCGTGTCGGTGCCCGCCCACTGA
- a CDS encoding antibiotic biosynthesis monooxygenase family protein — MIITIARVTDPDRFLEVFETIGAEKRREHGCRGARVYFDPDDAHRVWSVFDWDAEDYDEFLADPDIPAIARELGIEAPPVHAVAAAELDA, encoded by the coding sequence GTGATTATCACCATCGCCAGGGTTACCGACCCCGATCGGTTCCTGGAGGTCTTCGAGACCATCGGCGCGGAAAAGCGCCGGGAGCACGGCTGCCGGGGTGCCCGGGTCTATTTCGATCCCGACGATGCGCACCGGGTGTGGTCCGTCTTCGACTGGGACGCGGAGGACTACGACGAGTTCCTCGCGGACCCTGACATCCCTGCCATCGCACGAGAGCTCGGCATCGAGGCGCCGCCCGTGCATGCCGTCGCCGCAGCCGAACTCGATGCCTGA
- a CDS encoding glycoside hydrolase family 3 protein produces MRHALRSRRIGSVLVLSLVAALAMPGQATAEPADALPFRNPELSLDARLDDLVGRLTLDEKLALLHQAQAAVPRLDIGFFKTGTEALHGVAWSNNLNDNWNQVLAEGTVFPQALGLASTWDPELVRRVGSATGDELRGYHSVDPTVWGLQVWAPVVNLLRDPRWGRNEEGYSEDPTLTGKISTAYGRGLSGDDPDHLKTAPVLKHYYAYNNEVNRSLTSSNLPPRVKHEYDEAAFRPAIAADAVTGVMASYNKVNGRPTHVDPDLAEVVRSWTDRELFNVSDAWAPHALTEAQHYFDDPTEAQAYAAMLKAGLDSFTVDNSDSRRMVDTLKLALDRGLLTVADVDRSVRRALSIRFRLGEFDPDGGPYADITADVIDSPAHRALNRQAADAAAVLLRNSGNTLPLDPARTGKVAVVGPLHDTLFSDWYGGKLPYQVTPLDGIRNRLGSAGTVTGVEGLDRVALRDVASGRYLSATGTGAGDSVVASAGTPTPAGQWDVNDWMGDYSTLRNAANGRYLTGNFGPFNTSAQAPNGWYVQQQFRLERQDDGTYLIQYVGYETAESWWWIPEHYVTVAPDGTVGTGAKADAARFAREVVNSGAGSAVAAAADADVAVVVVGSNPFVYGREIHDRTSTALGESQQKLIEAVTRANRNTVVVLESSYPTTMRSQPRSLLWTTHAGSETGQAVADVLFGDHNPAGRLTQTWYRSDDDLPPDALNYDIIDTDQTYLYYRGTPLFAFGHGLSYTTFRYGRPRLSSPAIGAGDTVTVSVDVTNTGRRTGAEVVQLYTHQRTSRDKVPVKQLRAFEKVSLAPGATKTVRLTLRAADLAHWDVTRSRSVVETSDYDLLVGASSADIRERATLRVRGETIPPRDLSRPTRAENFDGYAGIQLVDESKERGTAVGAVRAGNWIRFDDVKLGKGTGTFTASAARADAGDATIEVRLDSPTGRLLGRATVANTGDVYRYATSTAGLTGVGGVRDVYLVFGGDLRLATFSIG; encoded by the coding sequence ATGAGGCATGCGCTGCGGAGCCGCAGGATCGGGTCGGTGCTGGTGCTGAGTCTGGTCGCCGCGCTGGCGATGCCGGGCCAGGCGACCGCCGAGCCGGCCGACGCCCTGCCGTTCCGGAACCCCGAGTTGTCCCTCGACGCCCGGCTCGACGACCTGGTGGGGCGGCTGACCCTGGACGAGAAGCTGGCCCTGCTGCACCAGGCCCAGGCCGCCGTGCCCCGGCTCGACATCGGGTTCTTCAAGACCGGTACCGAGGCGTTGCACGGGGTCGCCTGGTCCAACAACCTGAACGACAACTGGAACCAGGTGCTCGCCGAGGGCACGGTGTTCCCGCAGGCGCTGGGGCTGGCCAGCACCTGGGACCCGGAACTGGTCCGCAGGGTCGGCTCGGCCACCGGCGACGAACTGCGCGGCTACCACAGCGTGGACCCGACCGTCTGGGGGTTGCAGGTCTGGGCCCCGGTGGTCAACCTGCTGCGCGACCCGCGCTGGGGCCGCAACGAGGAGGGCTACTCCGAGGACCCGACGCTGACCGGCAAGATCTCCACCGCGTACGGCCGGGGCCTGTCCGGGGACGATCCGGACCACCTCAAGACCGCCCCGGTGTTGAAGCACTACTACGCCTACAACAACGAGGTGAACCGCAGCCTCACCTCGTCCAACCTGCCGCCCCGGGTCAAGCACGAGTACGACGAGGCGGCGTTCCGGCCGGCCATCGCCGCCGACGCCGTCACCGGGGTGATGGCGTCGTACAACAAGGTCAACGGTCGTCCGACGCACGTCGACCCGGACCTGGCCGAAGTCGTCCGGTCCTGGACCGACCGGGAGCTGTTCAACGTCAGCGACGCCTGGGCGCCGCACGCGCTGACCGAGGCCCAGCACTACTTCGACGATCCGACCGAGGCGCAGGCGTACGCTGCGATGCTCAAGGCCGGACTCGACAGCTTCACCGTGGACAACAGCGACAGCCGGCGGATGGTCGACACCCTCAAGTTGGCGCTGGACCGGGGACTGCTGACCGTCGCCGACGTGGACCGGTCGGTGCGGCGGGCGTTGTCGATCCGGTTCCGGCTCGGCGAGTTCGACCCCGACGGTGGACCGTACGCCGACATCACCGCCGACGTGATCGACAGCCCGGCCCACCGGGCGCTGAACCGGCAGGCCGCCGACGCGGCGGCGGTGCTGCTGCGCAACTCCGGCAACACCCTCCCGCTCGACCCGGCCCGGACCGGGAAGGTCGCCGTCGTCGGCCCGCTGCACGACACACTCTTCAGCGACTGGTACGGCGGAAAGCTGCCGTACCAGGTGACGCCGCTGGACGGGATCCGCAACCGGCTCGGCTCCGCCGGCACGGTGACCGGGGTGGAGGGCCTGGACCGGGTGGCGCTGCGGGATGTCGCCAGCGGCAGGTACCTCAGCGCGACCGGAACCGGTGCCGGGGACAGCGTCGTCGCGTCCGCCGGCACCCCGACGCCGGCCGGGCAGTGGGACGTCAACGACTGGATGGGCGACTACAGCACGCTGCGCAACGCGGCCAACGGTCGCTACCTGACCGGCAACTTCGGCCCGTTCAACACCTCGGCGCAGGCGCCGAACGGCTGGTACGTGCAACAGCAGTTCCGGCTGGAGCGGCAGGACGACGGCACCTACCTGATCCAGTACGTCGGCTACGAAACCGCCGAGAGCTGGTGGTGGATCCCCGAGCACTACGTCACGGTGGCCCCGGACGGCACGGTCGGCACCGGCGCGAAGGCCGACGCCGCCCGGTTCGCCCGAGAGGTCGTCAACAGCGGCGCGGGAAGCGCGGTCGCGGCGGCGGCCGACGCCGACGTGGCGGTGGTGGTGGTCGGCAGCAACCCGTTCGTCTACGGCCGGGAGATCCACGACCGGACCAGCACCGCGCTCGGCGAGAGCCAGCAGAAGCTGATCGAGGCGGTCACCCGGGCCAACCGGAACACCGTCGTGGTGCTGGAGAGCAGCTACCCCACCACGATGCGCAGCCAGCCCAGATCACTGCTCTGGACGACGCACGCCGGCTCGGAGACCGGCCAGGCGGTCGCGGACGTGCTCTTCGGCGACCACAACCCGGCCGGGCGGCTGACCCAGACCTGGTACCGCTCCGACGACGACCTGCCGCCCGACGCGCTCAACTACGACATCATCGACACCGACCAGACGTACCTCTACTACCGGGGTACGCCGCTGTTCGCGTTCGGCCACGGACTGTCGTACACCACCTTCCGGTACGGCAGGCCGAGGTTGAGCAGCCCGGCGATCGGCGCCGGTGACACGGTTACGGTGAGCGTCGACGTGACCAACACCGGTCGACGTACCGGTGCGGAGGTGGTGCAGCTCTACACCCACCAGCGCACGTCCCGGGACAAGGTGCCGGTCAAGCAGTTGCGCGCCTTCGAGAAGGTGTCGCTGGCGCCTGGTGCGACGAAGACCGTACGGCTGACGCTGCGCGCCGCCGACCTGGCGCACTGGGACGTGACCCGGAGCCGGTCCGTCGTCGAGACGTCCGACTACGACCTGCTGGTCGGCGCCTCGTCGGCCGACATCCGGGAGCGGGCCACCCTGCGGGTACGCGGCGAGACGATCCCGCCGCGCGACCTTTCTCGGCCGACCCGGGCCGAGAACTTCGACGGGTACGCCGGAATCCAGCTCGTCGACGAGAGCAAGGAGCGGGGTACCGCCGTCGGTGCCGTGCGCGCCGGGAACTGGATCCGGTTCGACGACGTGAAACTCGGGAAGGGGACCGGGACGTTCACCGCGAGCGCGGCTCGGGCCGACGCCGGAGACGCGACGATCGAGGTCCGGCTCGACTCACCAACGGGGCGGCTGCTCGGCCGGGCCACCGTGGCCAACACCGGCGACGTCTACCGGTACGCCACCAGCACCGCCGGGCTGACCGGGGTCGGCGGCGTCCGCGACGTCTACCTGGTGTTCGGCGGGGACCTGCGACTGGCCACCTTCTCGATCGGCTGA